Genomic DNA from Paucilactobacillus hokkaidonensis JCM 18461:
ATCTTGCGACGCCCCATGCGCAGTGACTTGATTGCGTTTGCAATTTCTCTAGTTGGATTATTTTTGGCAATTACAAAGGGGAATATTCACGAATTATCAATTCCAATGGATGCACTCATCTGGGGGATTCTATCCGGAGTTACGGCGGCTTGTTATGTGGTGTTGCCGCGCAAAATAGTTGAAGAACATTCACCGATTGTAGTACTGGGTTGGGGGATGCTGATTAGTGGTGTGTTATTTAATATCTGGCACCCCGTGTGGGTCGATGCACCACAACTTAATTTTAAACTGGTGTCTTCACTAGCCGTTGTTGTAATTGTTGGTACCATTCTGGCATTTTCAGTTTTGCTATATAGTTTAAATTTTGCACCTTCGGCAGTAATCAGCATCGTGGACGCGGTCCAGCCAGTAGTAACATTTATCCTGAGTGTAATCTTTTTGCACGTTAAGTTAAGCTGGATTGAGGTATTGGGATCAGCATTAATTATTTTGGCGATCTATGTACTGCAGCACTTTAGAGAAGGAAATGTAGAAGAAAACATATAGATTCTGAACATTAATGCAACTCGATTAATAAAAATAATAAATAAAAAACGGAATTATGACAAAAATATCATAATTCCGTTTCGTTTTTTATAAAATGTAGTCATTTGGATCAGCGCTAGCTGGTCCATACGTATCCATCTCGCTATCACGATAGTCCCACCATTCTTCACTATAGCCAATAAATCCGGCTGCAGTCATGGCATCATTTAAAATTCGATAGTTGTGTTCTTGATACGGCTTACGCGAATAATCACGTTTAGCCTTGTCACCAAATTCATCAAATTTACTTTGCATTGGAATTTCAGTGCCATCCGGCTCACATAGTGTCAGATCAAAGGTGACGCCCTTTTGATGGCTGGAGTTTGGATTAGGTGGCAGTACCCAGTTTGGATCAGGATATACTTCAAACAATTTTTTTTGTGCTGCGACTGGTCGATAAGCATCCCAAACTTTGAGACGAAATCCATGTTTTTTAATCAGTTCACTGGCCTTAGCAAGTTTTTTAACCGTGCCAGTGCGGGCAATAGCAGTGGTGAAATCGTAAATTTTTTTACCTGTAAAATTATTTTCAGTTGCATACCGAAGATCGACAAAAATTTCAGGATCTAAGGATTGGACGTTTAAAAATCCGTTTGATTCACTCATAATTATGCCTCCTAAAATGCTAAAGTGGTGAGCGTGTTTTCCATTTTTAATAATGCAGTTTTTAGCGGGAGACCGCCGCGATAGCCACCCATTGTGTGATCGGTTCGAATGACGCGATGACATGGTACGACCATCATCCAGGGATTACGTCCAACTGCACTAGCAACTGCACGAATGGCAGTTGGCCGGTTAATTCTTTGTGCCAGCTCTTGGTAGGTGATGGTTTCACCGTATGGAATTGTAGCTAACGTGTGCCAAACTTTTTGTTGTAATGCTGTTCCAAATTGTGGATCAAGTGGCAGATCAAAAGATTGTCTGATCCCATTTAAAAATTCCAGTAATTGTTTTTTAATTAAAGCTAATTTTGTAGGGTCACTCGGCAATTTATCAGTGGAGAAAAATTCGTTAACCTCAGATAAAGGTGCATCTGGTGAGCCGACAAAGCATAAACCGGCATTACTAGCTATTAAATAATACCGATGATCATTGAATTGAAGTGAATCATAATAAAATTCCATCGTAATTACCTCACATTGTTTGAGTTTAAGCACTTTGATTATACCCTAAAGACACAAAAAAAGATGGCGGGGAAGCCATCTTTTGAGGAGTATTACGAAAATCTTGGGGGGATTTCGTAATTATTTTTCGGTTACTATTGGGAGGAGTAATTGAAAAATATAGGTTTATGTCGTAATAGGAATACTTCGTTCCTGATTACAATTAACATACTAACAGCAGTTTGTGAAAAAAGTGTGACGATTTTTTTAATCTTAACCATAATTTTATAAAATTCCTAGTGTAATCGTGTTTAACGAGCAAATATTTTTTTGAACTGCCATTGAAAAGTAATCCAATAATCGGTAAACTAGTTAGTGTAAAGCGCCCTTAGTGTAATGGATAGCACATGAGATTTCGGTCCTCATGATCCGAGTTCGACTCTCGGGGGGCGCATAGGCCGTCAGGCCTAGTATAGTAAGGCTTTTAGAGTGCACCAGTTCCAGAACGTATTCTGTTCATTTTAAAAAATTTGTACGAAATTTGTACGAAATTATGATAAATTAGTTTGCGTTGCGTTCTTGGTCGAGCCGAATCGCAAACTTTTTTTGTGCACTGAGATCGACCACATTAGGCTCATCTACATATAATCTTGTTGTTTTTTCATCAGAATGAGTCAACGCCTTGGAGATGTCTTCCATTGTTGCTCCACCTTCTTTTGCTAATGTTGCGAAAGTGTGTCGCAGCGCATGTGGATGCGTTTTGGCAAGCTCAGGATGATGTTTTTTGATTGTATTAAGCCTGTTGTTGAGGTATTCTGGGATCACAGGTTGATTTATTTCACCTTTTGAATTTGTAAACGTGAACACGAGTTGATCATCATTTTGCTCAATATCGAATTGATCTAATTCACGGTTTTGATAATCTTTCCAAATTTGAAGTTTTTGGGCTAGTTCTGGAGTAATCTGGAATCTAGTCTTTTTGTTTTCCTTCGTGGATTGAAGATTTTCGTCTCGATCCAGCGAGTGGATAACGTTAATGAAGTGATGGACTAGATCTAGATCAATGTCACGTCATTGCAGGCCGTACGTTTCACTCTTACGATCACCAATTGCAAGTGTAACGTGGAACATGGTGTAATCTTGCGTTGTCAATGTTCCATTGTTGTGATCTTTCTCAATCGCATCAAGCCAAGCAAGTAATTGCTTGGCGGTTAAGGCATCACCACCAGCTTCTTCACGTTGCCGTTTGAGCTGCAGCTTTTTGGTTGTTACAGACTCGATACAGTTCTGATGTGACGTTATTTGAGTCAATATACTTTCTAGAGAACGCCTCACTCATCATTTTACTAACGTAGCAGGATAGATTTTTAACGTTAGCAAAGTACTTACCAACTTCATTTAGTTTATCAACAACTCTAGCCGGATCAGTATTAAAAGAGGTGACCAACGTAGCTTTTGTTTTGCTAAAGCTCATTAAATCAACGTTTGAATTAATAATTATAAAAAAACACATTCAAATTTATTTATTGGAATTTTTTCGTTAATCATGTTAATATACTTAAAGAGTGAGAAACATCTGTGGCACCACAATAACAGTCACGTCTGCTAGCGTAACTGTTATTTTTTTACAAAAAAAGCGAGCCCTGCTAGAGACTCGCCGTGCGTACCTGACATTACTTGCGATTATTAAGCCAGTAGGTGAATGTAACCGTGGACAAGCTGACAATAAGCCCTACGGCTAAAGGGAACAGCAAATATTTGAGAGTGAAAAACATCATATAGCACCTCCTTCCCGGGATTCTCACTCCACTAATGAGCCCGGTACGGTGCCAGATAGCACTTAATCATTATCGCTTAATTTTGCACAAAACAAAAGACCTTAACAGACCTTTTTTGGCTCTTCGTCAAGAAGTACTGATAACATATTTTAAGGACGTAGTCCTTGCTAAGCAACTAGTTTTCCTTCGGGAGGATTAGTTGTTTTTTTATTTTGTAGTTTTAAATTACTTTTATAGTTTATAGAATAGAAACTAATCGAGAATGCTACAAGAATCCTTAGCCTGAAATTGGTGAAGTTTCTAAAACCATATGCCGTTCGTTTTATTACTTTTATTTTATTATTGCATCCTTCCACGGGTCCATTTGTGAAGCCTCTATAGTTTTCAATAAAATTGTTAGCTATTTCATGATAATGCCTTCTTAGAGTCAGC
This window encodes:
- a CDS encoding DMT family transporter encodes the protein MQSNSHPQNITKGLLWATLASELWGISGTVLQYISQNLAIPATWFLSVRTLSAGIVLLIIGAIIEGKRIFAIFIDWKLVGWLIAYSLFGLMANLYTFYMSVQKGNAAAATILQYLSPLFIVLGGLVILRRPMRSDLIAFAISLVGLFLAITKGNIHELSIPMDALIWGILSGVTAACYVVLPRKIVEEHSPIVVLGWGMLISGVLFNIWHPVWVDAPQLNFKLVSSLAVVVIVGTILAFSVLLYSLNFAPSAVISIVDAVQPVVTFILSVIFLHVKLSWIEVLGSALIILAIYVLQHFREGNVEENI
- a CDS encoding M15 family metallopeptidase, coding for MSESNGFLNVQSLDPEIFVDLRYATENNFTGKKIYDFTTAIARTGTVKKLAKASELIKKHGFRLKVWDAYRPVAAQKKLFEVYPDPNWVLPPNPNSSHQKGVTFDLTLCEPDGTEIPMQSKFDEFGDKAKRDYSRKPYQEHNYRILNDAMTAAGFIGYSEEWWDYRDSEMDTYGPASADPNDYIL
- a CDS encoding methylated-DNA--[protein]-cysteine S-methyltransferase; the protein is MEFYYDSLQFNDHRYYLIASNAGLCFVGSPDAPLSEVNEFFSTDKLPSDPTKLALIKKQLLEFLNGIRQSFDLPLDPQFGTALQQKVWHTLATIPYGETITYQELAQRINRPTAIRAVASAVGRNPWMMVVPCHRVIRTDHTMGGYRGGLPLKTALLKMENTLTTLAF
- a CDS encoding site-specific integrase; amino-acid sequence: MDLDLVHHFINVIHSLDRDENLQSTKENKKTRFQITPELAQKLQIWKDYQNRELDQFDIEQNDDQLVFTFTNSKGEINQPVIPEYLNNRLNTIKKHHPELAKTHPHALRHTFATLAKEGGATMEDISKALTHSDEKTTRLYVDEPNVVDLSAQKKFAIRLDQERNAN